The proteins below come from a single Maylandia zebra isolate NMK-2024a linkage group LG23, Mzebra_GT3a, whole genome shotgun sequence genomic window:
- the shroom2a gene encoding protein Shroom2 isoform X4, which yields MVEEGSKAEAVGLQVGDELVNINEIPLTGYRQEAICLVKGSHKTLSLVVKRNMKMVDIVAQKMPSENDVLVARSFLTKILRSSMRKQHLKGRNEPISRPHSWHSTKFNESQPGTAKTQSPPAAVWHTHYDASSSSANLSTSWEQTNLRRVSDQFSSHGSMDSLEHVSHPYAAGQLSHAKSNNSMEQLGGGKRDSAYSSFSTSSSTPDYTLSKSNAASTENMVYKVGQWEGGGKHNSSGRNGHSLAAEGVRQDDRLTYFQMPGVSSGCDGPQTEEPAGSHHSTSSRTSFGPVWNVPEKKKTASSSPPPPPPPTRSDSFAATKVHERGLMIAHPEGIDSHLQSRASCENRCHNISLKNDHDSFYFQSEKSHQDQFTSNKRYSHSSDVRQPTHVNQPYHQRHHSEKTTFHPQPWATSAPKPKNVGGYYYSMQEVSANGSTQHTGQSQRKNLSSSTGPDQNTESSGHSRYYCVTTCQPTQPNPVSLSGIPEDRGCATYLPQTGNERTSHSPLTVAKVKYHLPQQQQHSHTKDTNGYSKHQVTSVHENPALKTGSEDWGGQRGHNTQTEESRHSSQSEQRRLLPLQHRELPQEVKHDSQKSNNISPQANPMLHSLSLDVAGQDDRGRGGAVSDESTEAKQLKREDRFATTLRNEIQMRRAKLQKSKSAAVLPWVEGQAKEDQDIRKSTESTTPTSSSSSYKDHLKEVQERVLKATSFRRRDLELVLPEHSNAEALPNYPSSAHARKDVTPLPAVTQSATSHSGGQVTRTGGRKHFPAEKKVKSFSEPDKIHKVGTKEGVAPSDNTSSSLDQQKLFEDGKKPGLPHHMPLESHIKRQSREAASVGATENAMKGIKGRDYAEEAFRVSTQKQSIQDQQRLGTFAEYEASWNTQKKPSEKRVSGRYKSADNILDPGTEERARTTCSHERFRSSPSTEVYEQKIPVPAKKSEAEYSEPESKPAEPLSSDTWFPDRAPGDCKVRDKPAEFEHYSAPPPPPMTGTDPDCRHRAAAATLSHRPTSISLDLTETAPPQPEDHSHTDPHSGLWRKPPALENPLPPPRCPEVDSHESSAGSQSEGLNLSDHNSAFNHTHAVKGDSEQGKGQGAGHHLSASPSASSYRPSGLASMEGHRSPSPQFSPQRLSDRPPVSLQDEFSNRMEHVIENQSSAVRKVPIRIVHSGGNAEKENTPFLQHSSPPAIEAEGHAVTRLGSLGAAGQDSVFCAFTRQKEPDGVPHPQKQQMPQRDTYMTTIGDHLQPPPPTDVSSSNKLATNTGVSKAEDQKREELARDIMGKDKSLADILDQSKMKTTMDLMEGIFPQGEQLVEEAHQRRKVQPKQTNSRPAEEREKEDNVAAATSMVTSSAYYSTSAPKAELLIKMKGMQDQEQEEEDSEDELDNDLANKKQELIDSLSKKLQVLREARESLQEDILDNNALGEEVEAQVQQVCKPNELDKFKMFVGDLDKVVSLLLSLSGRLARVENALNSLEEDATPEERRTLIEKRKLLIRQHEDAKELKENLDRREGVVYEILASYLQEDSLADYEHFVKMKSALIIEQRKLEDKIKLGEEQLKCLMDSLPIEQRLAL from the exons GAGGAATGAACCTATAAGTAGGCCTCACTCCTGGCACTCCACCAAGTTCAATGAAAGCCAACCAGGGACTGCCAAAACACAGTCTCCACCCGCGGCAGTCTGGCACACTCACTATGATGCAAG CTCGTCATCGGCCAATCTCTCCACCAGCTGGGAGCAAACAAACCTGCGCAGAGTGTCCGACCAGTTCAGCTCTCACGGCAGCATGGACAGCCTAGAGCATGTGTCACACCCATACGCCGCTGGTCAGCTCTCACACGCCAAATCAAACAACAGCATGGAGCAACTCGGAGGAGGGAAAAGGGACTCGGCCTACAGCTCTTTCTCCACCAGCTCCAGCACGCCGGACTACACCCTCTCAAAAAGCAATGCTGCTTCAACAGAGAACATGGTCTACAAAGTCGGGCAGTGGGAGGGGGGAGGAAAGCACAACAGCAGTGGCAGAAATGGCCACAGCCTGGCTGCAGAGGGAGTCAGACAGGATGACAGGCTCACGTATTTTCAGATGCCAGGCGTCAGCTCAGGCTGCGATGGTCCACAGACCGAGGAACCGGCTGGTTCCCACCATTCAACTTCAAGTAGAACCAGCTTTGGCCCTGTTTGGAACGTCCCcgagaaaaagaaaactgcttcttcttctcctccgcctccaccaccacccacaCGCAGTGATAGTTTTGCTGCTACTAAAGTCCATGAAAGAGGGCTGATGATTGCTCACCCCGAAGGAATCGATTCCCACCTGCAATCCAGAGCTTCATGTGAAAATCGCTGTCACAACATTTCCCTGAAGAACGACCATGACAGTTTTTACTTTCAGTCTGAAAAATCCCATCAGGACCAGTTCACTTCAAACAAACGGTATTCCCACTCCAGTGACGTTCGGCAGCCCACCCATGTTAACCAACCTTACCATCAAAGACACCACAGCGAGAAAACCACTTTTCATCCTCAGCCTTGGGCTACTTCTGCACCAAAGCCAAAGAACGTAGGTGGGTACTATTACAGCATGCAGGAGGTATCTGCTAACGGTTCAACACAACACACTGGCCAGAGCCAGAGAAAGAACTTAAGTTCCTCTACAGGCCCTgaccaaaacacagagagcagcGGGCACAGCCGTTACTACTGTGTGACTACATGCCAGCCCACACAGCCGAACCCTGTGTCTTTGTCAGGAATACCAGAGGACAGGGGCTGTGCGACATATCTGCCACAGACTGGAAATGAGCGAACCTCTCACAGTCCGCTGACGGTTGCTAAAGTGAAGTATCATCTGccccaacagcagcagcactcacACACTAAAGACACCAATGGGTACAGCAAGCACCAAGTCACTAGTGTACATGAAAACCCGGCACTTAAAACGGGCTCAGAAGATTGGGGAGGCCAGAGAGGGCACAATACACAGACAGAAGAATCTCGGCACAGCAGTCAGTCTGAACAGCGCCGGCTTCtaccactgcagcacagagaaCTGCCCCAAGAAGTCAAGCACGACAGCCAAAAGAGCAACAACATCTCCCCCCAGGCCAACCCCATGCTCCACTCACTGTCTTTGGATGTCGCAGGGCAAGATGATAGAGGAAGAGGCGGTGCAGTTTCTGACGAGTCCACTGAAGCTAAGCAGTTAAAGCGCGAAGACCGCTTTGCCACCACACTGAGAAACGAAATCCAGATGAGAAGAGCAAAGCTGCAGAAAAGTAAAAGTGCGGCTGTCCTCCCCTGGGTTGAGGGTCAGGCTAAAGAAGATCAGGACATCCGGAAGTCCACCGAAAGTACAACTCcaacctcctcctccagctcctaCAAGGACCACCTGAAGGAAGTGCAAGAGAGGGTGCTCAAGGCTACATCTTTCAGGAGGAGAGACCTGGAGCTAGTTTTACCAGAGCACTCTAATGCTGAGGCTTTACCTAACTACCCATCCTCGGCACATGCGCGCAAAGATGTCACGCCTCTGCCAGCTGTCACACAGTCAGCAACGAGCCATTCAGGAGGTCAGGTGACTCGCACTGGTGGTCGAAAGCATTTTCCTGCAGAAAAGAAAGTTAAGTCTTTCTCTGAACCAGACAAAATTCACAAAGTGGGGACGAAAGAGGGTGTCGCTCCAAGTGATAATACAAGCTCCTCATTAGACCAGCAGAAACTCTTTGAAGACGGTAAGAAACCAGGTCTACCTCACCACATGCCACTTGAGAGCCATATCAAGCGCCAAAGTCGAGAAGCCGCCTCTGTTGGTGCAACAGAAAATGCAATGAAAGGAATCAAAGGTAGAGATTACGCTGAGGAGGCCTTCAGAGTTTCTACACAAAAGCAGTCCATCCAAGACCAGCAAAGACTGGGCACGTTTGCCGAGTATGAGGCCAGCTGGAATACACAGAAGAAACCTTCAGAGAAAAGGGTCTCTGGACGGTACAAGTCAGCTGATAACATACTCGATCCAGGAACCGAGGAGAGAGCCAGAACCACCTGTTCCCATGAGAGGTTCAGATCGTCTCCATCTACAGAAGTCTACGAACAG AAGATTCCAGTTCCTGCAAAGAAGTCAGAGGCAGAGTATTCAGAGCCGGAGAGTAAACCTGCTGAACCACTCAGCTCTGACACATG GTTCCCTGACAGAGCTCCAGGTGATTGTAAAGTGAGAGACAAGCCTGCAGAGTTTGAACATTACTCAGCGCCACCCCCTCCTCCCATGACGGGAACAGACCCCGACTGCAgacacagagctgctgctgccaccCTCAGCCACAGACCCACATCTATTTCTCTCGACCTCACAGAGACTGCCCCCCCTCAGCCTGAGGACCACAGTCACACAGACCCGCACTCTGGACTCTGGAGAAAGCCCCCTGCACTAGAGAACCCTCTGCCTCCACCCAGATGCCCAGAGGTCGACTCCCACGAGTCCTCTGCCGGTTCCCAGAGTGAAGGCTTAAACCTCTCTGATCATAACTCCGCCTTCAACCACACCCACGCTGTTAAAGGAGACTCTGAGCAGGGCAAAGGACAAGGGGCAGGACATCATCTCTCAGCCTCTCCCTCTGCGTCCTCCTACAGACCTTCAGGGCTGGCCAGCATGGAGGGGCACCGCTCACCATCTCCTCAGTTTTCCCCACAGAGACTCAGCGACAGGCCTCCGGTCTCTCTTCAGGATGAATTCTCAAACAG GATGGAGCATGTGATAGAAAACCAAAGCTCTGCAGTGAGGAAAGTGCCCATCAGGATTGTGCACTCGGGAGGAAATGCAGAGAAGGAAAATACACCGTTTTTGCAGCACAGCAGCCCCCCTGCCATTGAAGCCGAGGGGCACGCCGTGACTCGGCTCGGCAGCCTCGGAGCTGCAGGTCAGGACTCTGTCTTCTGCGCCTTCACCAGGCAGAAGGAGCCCGATGGGGTCCCACACCCTCAAAAGCAACAGATGCCCCAAAGAGACACATACATGACCACTATAGGAGATCACCTCCAACCGCCGCCACCCACAGACGTGTCCAGCAGCAATAAATTGGCGACAAACACAGGAGTGTCCAAGGCAGAGGATCAGAAAAGAGAGGAGCTGGCCAGGGACATCATGGGGAAGGATAAGTCACTAGCAGATATTCTGGATCAGAGCAAGATGAAGACCACAATGGACTTGATGGAGGGCATCTTCCCTCAAGGGGAGCAGCTGGTGGAAGAAGCTCACCAGCGCAGGAAGGTGCAGCCGAAGCAGACAAACTCCCGGCCCGCTGAGGAAAG GGAAAAGGAGGACAACGTGGCAGCAGCTACCTCGATGGTGACCAGCTCTGCATATTACAGCACATCTGCTCCCAAAGCTGAGCTCCTTATTAAGATGAAGGGCATGCAGGaccaggagcaggaggaggaggactctGAAGATGAGCTGGACAATGATTTGGCCAATAAGAAG CAAGAGCTGATCGACAGCCTCAGCAAGAAGCTCCAGGTGCTCCGGGAGGCCCGGGAGAGTCTTCAGGAGGACATCCTGGACAACAACGCTCTGGGAGAAGAGGTGGAAGCCCAGGTCCAGCAGGTCTGCAAACCCAACGAGCTTGACAAGTTCAAGATGTTTGTGGGGGACCTGGATAAAGTGGTGAGCCTTCTGCTGTCCCTGTCGGGGCGCCTGGCCAGAGTGGAGAACGCCCTCAACAGTCTGGAGGAGGATGCTACGCCAGAGGAGAGG CGTACGCTGATTGAGAAGAGGAAGCTGCTGATCCGACAGCACGAGGACGCAAAGGAGCTGAAGGAGAACCTGGACCGCAGAGAGGGTGTGGTTTACGAGATCCTGGCGAGCTACCTGCAGGAGGACAGCCTCGCGGACTACGAGCACTTTGTGAAGATGAAGTCGGCGCTCATTATCGAGCAGCGCAAGCTCGAGGATAAAATCAAGCTGGGCGAGGAGCAGCTGAAGTGTCTGATGGACAGCCTGCCCATAGAGCAGCGGCTGGCCCTCTGA
- the shroom2a gene encoding protein Shroom2 isoform X5, with the protein MKMVDIVAQKMPSENDVLVARSFLTKILRSSMRKQHLKGRNEPISRPHSWHSTKFNESQPGTAKTQSPPAAVWHTHYDASSSSANLSTSWEQTNLRRVSDQFSSHGSMDSLEHVSHPYAAGQLSHAKSNNSMEQLGGGKRDSAYSSFSTSSSTPDYTLSKSNAASTENMVYKVGQWEGGGKHNSSGRNGHSLAAEGVRQDDRLTYFQMPGVSSGCDGPQTEEPAGSHHSTSSRTSFGPVWNVPEKKKTASSSPPPPPPPTRSDSFAATKVHERGLMIAHPEGIDSHLQSRASCENRCHNISLKNDHDSFYFQSEKSHQDQFTSNKRYSHSSDVRQPTHVNQPYHQRHHSEKTTFHPQPWATSAPKPKNVGGYYYSMQEVSANGSTQHTGQSQRKNLSSSTGPDQNTESSGHSRYYCVTTCQPTQPNPVSLSGIPEDRGCATYLPQTGNERTSHSPLTVAKVKYHLPQQQQHSHTKDTNGYSKHQVTSVHENPALKTGSEDWGGQRGHNTQTEESRHSSQSEQRRLLPLQHRELPQEVKHDSQKSNNISPQANPMLHSLSLDVAGQDDRGRGGAVSDESTEAKQLKREDRFATTLRNEIQMRRAKLQKSKSAAVLPWVEGQAKEDQDIRKSTESTTPTSSSSSYKDHLKEVQERVLKATSFRRRDLELVLPEHSNAEALPNYPSSAHARKDVTPLPAVTQSATSHSGGQVTRTGGRKHFPAEKKVKSFSEPDKIHKVGTKEGVAPSDNTSSSLDQQKLFEDGKKPGLPHHMPLESHIKRQSREAASVGATENAMKGIKGRDYAEEAFRVSTQKQSIQDQQRLGTFAEYEASWNTQKKPSEKRVSGRYKSADNILDPGTEERARTTCSHERFRSSPSTEVYEQKIPVPAKKSEAEYSEPESKPAEPLSSDTWFPDRAPGDCKVRDKPAEFEHYSAPPPPPMTGTDPDCRHRAAAATLSHRPTSISLDLTETAPPQPEDHSHTDPHSGLWRKPPALENPLPPPRCPEVDSHESSAGSQSEGLNLSDHNSAFNHTHAVKGDSEQGKGQGAGHHLSASPSASSYRPSGLASMEGHRSPSPQFSPQRLSDRPPVSLQDEFSNRMEHVIENQSSAVRKVPIRIVHSGGNAEKENTPFLQHSSPPAIEAEGHAVTRLGSLGAAGQDSVFCAFTRQKEPDGVPHPQKQQMPQRDTYMTTIGDHLQPPPPTDVSSSNKLATNTGVSKAEDQKREELARDIMGKDKSLADILDQSKMKTTMDLMEGIFPQGEQLVEEAHQRRKVQPKQTNSRPAEEREKEDNVAAATSMVTSSAYYSTSAPKAELLIKMKGMQDQEQEEEDSEDELDNDLANKKQELIDSLSKKLQVLREARESLQEDILDNNALGEEVEAQVQQVCKPNELDKFKMFVGDLDKVVSLLLSLSGRLARVENALNSLEEDATPEERRTLIEKRKLLIRQHEDAKELKENLDRREGVVYEILASYLQEDSLADYEHFVKMKSALIIEQRKLEDKIKLGEEQLKCLMDSLPIEQRLAL; encoded by the exons GAGGAATGAACCTATAAGTAGGCCTCACTCCTGGCACTCCACCAAGTTCAATGAAAGCCAACCAGGGACTGCCAAAACACAGTCTCCACCCGCGGCAGTCTGGCACACTCACTATGATGCAAG CTCGTCATCGGCCAATCTCTCCACCAGCTGGGAGCAAACAAACCTGCGCAGAGTGTCCGACCAGTTCAGCTCTCACGGCAGCATGGACAGCCTAGAGCATGTGTCACACCCATACGCCGCTGGTCAGCTCTCACACGCCAAATCAAACAACAGCATGGAGCAACTCGGAGGAGGGAAAAGGGACTCGGCCTACAGCTCTTTCTCCACCAGCTCCAGCACGCCGGACTACACCCTCTCAAAAAGCAATGCTGCTTCAACAGAGAACATGGTCTACAAAGTCGGGCAGTGGGAGGGGGGAGGAAAGCACAACAGCAGTGGCAGAAATGGCCACAGCCTGGCTGCAGAGGGAGTCAGACAGGATGACAGGCTCACGTATTTTCAGATGCCAGGCGTCAGCTCAGGCTGCGATGGTCCACAGACCGAGGAACCGGCTGGTTCCCACCATTCAACTTCAAGTAGAACCAGCTTTGGCCCTGTTTGGAACGTCCCcgagaaaaagaaaactgcttcttcttctcctccgcctccaccaccacccacaCGCAGTGATAGTTTTGCTGCTACTAAAGTCCATGAAAGAGGGCTGATGATTGCTCACCCCGAAGGAATCGATTCCCACCTGCAATCCAGAGCTTCATGTGAAAATCGCTGTCACAACATTTCCCTGAAGAACGACCATGACAGTTTTTACTTTCAGTCTGAAAAATCCCATCAGGACCAGTTCACTTCAAACAAACGGTATTCCCACTCCAGTGACGTTCGGCAGCCCACCCATGTTAACCAACCTTACCATCAAAGACACCACAGCGAGAAAACCACTTTTCATCCTCAGCCTTGGGCTACTTCTGCACCAAAGCCAAAGAACGTAGGTGGGTACTATTACAGCATGCAGGAGGTATCTGCTAACGGTTCAACACAACACACTGGCCAGAGCCAGAGAAAGAACTTAAGTTCCTCTACAGGCCCTgaccaaaacacagagagcagcGGGCACAGCCGTTACTACTGTGTGACTACATGCCAGCCCACACAGCCGAACCCTGTGTCTTTGTCAGGAATACCAGAGGACAGGGGCTGTGCGACATATCTGCCACAGACTGGAAATGAGCGAACCTCTCACAGTCCGCTGACGGTTGCTAAAGTGAAGTATCATCTGccccaacagcagcagcactcacACACTAAAGACACCAATGGGTACAGCAAGCACCAAGTCACTAGTGTACATGAAAACCCGGCACTTAAAACGGGCTCAGAAGATTGGGGAGGCCAGAGAGGGCACAATACACAGACAGAAGAATCTCGGCACAGCAGTCAGTCTGAACAGCGCCGGCTTCtaccactgcagcacagagaaCTGCCCCAAGAAGTCAAGCACGACAGCCAAAAGAGCAACAACATCTCCCCCCAGGCCAACCCCATGCTCCACTCACTGTCTTTGGATGTCGCAGGGCAAGATGATAGAGGAAGAGGCGGTGCAGTTTCTGACGAGTCCACTGAAGCTAAGCAGTTAAAGCGCGAAGACCGCTTTGCCACCACACTGAGAAACGAAATCCAGATGAGAAGAGCAAAGCTGCAGAAAAGTAAAAGTGCGGCTGTCCTCCCCTGGGTTGAGGGTCAGGCTAAAGAAGATCAGGACATCCGGAAGTCCACCGAAAGTACAACTCcaacctcctcctccagctcctaCAAGGACCACCTGAAGGAAGTGCAAGAGAGGGTGCTCAAGGCTACATCTTTCAGGAGGAGAGACCTGGAGCTAGTTTTACCAGAGCACTCTAATGCTGAGGCTTTACCTAACTACCCATCCTCGGCACATGCGCGCAAAGATGTCACGCCTCTGCCAGCTGTCACACAGTCAGCAACGAGCCATTCAGGAGGTCAGGTGACTCGCACTGGTGGTCGAAAGCATTTTCCTGCAGAAAAGAAAGTTAAGTCTTTCTCTGAACCAGACAAAATTCACAAAGTGGGGACGAAAGAGGGTGTCGCTCCAAGTGATAATACAAGCTCCTCATTAGACCAGCAGAAACTCTTTGAAGACGGTAAGAAACCAGGTCTACCTCACCACATGCCACTTGAGAGCCATATCAAGCGCCAAAGTCGAGAAGCCGCCTCTGTTGGTGCAACAGAAAATGCAATGAAAGGAATCAAAGGTAGAGATTACGCTGAGGAGGCCTTCAGAGTTTCTACACAAAAGCAGTCCATCCAAGACCAGCAAAGACTGGGCACGTTTGCCGAGTATGAGGCCAGCTGGAATACACAGAAGAAACCTTCAGAGAAAAGGGTCTCTGGACGGTACAAGTCAGCTGATAACATACTCGATCCAGGAACCGAGGAGAGAGCCAGAACCACCTGTTCCCATGAGAGGTTCAGATCGTCTCCATCTACAGAAGTCTACGAACAG AAGATTCCAGTTCCTGCAAAGAAGTCAGAGGCAGAGTATTCAGAGCCGGAGAGTAAACCTGCTGAACCACTCAGCTCTGACACATG GTTCCCTGACAGAGCTCCAGGTGATTGTAAAGTGAGAGACAAGCCTGCAGAGTTTGAACATTACTCAGCGCCACCCCCTCCTCCCATGACGGGAACAGACCCCGACTGCAgacacagagctgctgctgccaccCTCAGCCACAGACCCACATCTATTTCTCTCGACCTCACAGAGACTGCCCCCCCTCAGCCTGAGGACCACAGTCACACAGACCCGCACTCTGGACTCTGGAGAAAGCCCCCTGCACTAGAGAACCCTCTGCCTCCACCCAGATGCCCAGAGGTCGACTCCCACGAGTCCTCTGCCGGTTCCCAGAGTGAAGGCTTAAACCTCTCTGATCATAACTCCGCCTTCAACCACACCCACGCTGTTAAAGGAGACTCTGAGCAGGGCAAAGGACAAGGGGCAGGACATCATCTCTCAGCCTCTCCCTCTGCGTCCTCCTACAGACCTTCAGGGCTGGCCAGCATGGAGGGGCACCGCTCACCATCTCCTCAGTTTTCCCCACAGAGACTCAGCGACAGGCCTCCGGTCTCTCTTCAGGATGAATTCTCAAACAG GATGGAGCATGTGATAGAAAACCAAAGCTCTGCAGTGAGGAAAGTGCCCATCAGGATTGTGCACTCGGGAGGAAATGCAGAGAAGGAAAATACACCGTTTTTGCAGCACAGCAGCCCCCCTGCCATTGAAGCCGAGGGGCACGCCGTGACTCGGCTCGGCAGCCTCGGAGCTGCAGGTCAGGACTCTGTCTTCTGCGCCTTCACCAGGCAGAAGGAGCCCGATGGGGTCCCACACCCTCAAAAGCAACAGATGCCCCAAAGAGACACATACATGACCACTATAGGAGATCACCTCCAACCGCCGCCACCCACAGACGTGTCCAGCAGCAATAAATTGGCGACAAACACAGGAGTGTCCAAGGCAGAGGATCAGAAAAGAGAGGAGCTGGCCAGGGACATCATGGGGAAGGATAAGTCACTAGCAGATATTCTGGATCAGAGCAAGATGAAGACCACAATGGACTTGATGGAGGGCATCTTCCCTCAAGGGGAGCAGCTGGTGGAAGAAGCTCACCAGCGCAGGAAGGTGCAGCCGAAGCAGACAAACTCCCGGCCCGCTGAGGAAAG GGAAAAGGAGGACAACGTGGCAGCAGCTACCTCGATGGTGACCAGCTCTGCATATTACAGCACATCTGCTCCCAAAGCTGAGCTCCTTATTAAGATGAAGGGCATGCAGGaccaggagcaggaggaggaggactctGAAGATGAGCTGGACAATGATTTGGCCAATAAGAAG CAAGAGCTGATCGACAGCCTCAGCAAGAAGCTCCAGGTGCTCCGGGAGGCCCGGGAGAGTCTTCAGGAGGACATCCTGGACAACAACGCTCTGGGAGAAGAGGTGGAAGCCCAGGTCCAGCAGGTCTGCAAACCCAACGAGCTTGACAAGTTCAAGATGTTTGTGGGGGACCTGGATAAAGTGGTGAGCCTTCTGCTGTCCCTGTCGGGGCGCCTGGCCAGAGTGGAGAACGCCCTCAACAGTCTGGAGGAGGATGCTACGCCAGAGGAGAGG CGTACGCTGATTGAGAAGAGGAAGCTGCTGATCCGACAGCACGAGGACGCAAAGGAGCTGAAGGAGAACCTGGACCGCAGAGAGGGTGTGGTTTACGAGATCCTGGCGAGCTACCTGCAGGAGGACAGCCTCGCGGACTACGAGCACTTTGTGAAGATGAAGTCGGCGCTCATTATCGAGCAGCGCAAGCTCGAGGATAAAATCAAGCTGGGCGAGGAGCAGCTGAAGTGTCTGATGGACAGCCTGCCCATAGAGCAGCGGCTGGCCCTCTGA